The DNA segment AGTGGTCTTCGATAAAGGGGTTATACTGAACCCCAATATGAGAGATTACATCCTGCCTTCCATCATGGAGATGCCGAGGATACATTCAGCTTCCGTGGGAGTACCCGACCCGATGGGACCTTATGGCGCCAAAGAAGTGGGCGAGGGAAGTTCCATCGCCGTCTCAGGAGCCATTGCCAATGCAATATTTGACGCCATCGGCGTCCAGATGAAAGAACTCCCTATTACCCCCGATAAGATCCTCGCCGCCATCAAAAAGATCGGAAGAGGATCCTGTAGAGAGTGAGTTGCTCATCCTGGGTAACGCAAACCGGTGCCGCATGATCCTTGAGGAACTCCTGGAGATAGGATGGGTATTCGATTCCCCAATCTCTCGTCGAGTACAGGATATGCGTGATCCCCATTCTTTTCAACATCTCCTTCATTCCTTTTTCCAATCCAGACTCATGTAAGAGAGCATTCATCTGCGAAGCCTCAAAGAAGCTGTCTGCTATGTAGTCCCTCTCCAGGAAGAATCCGTAATTGATGTTGAGAAGCATCAATCGCGACGATGCGGGAGTGCTGCTGTTGATGAACCGGTAAATGGGAGGGACAGCTTCAGCAATGATCTCCTCCTGATGACCCCGAAAGCTGACACGATCGAGAAAAAGGGCAATGCCTGGATCAGGAATCGCATCTGCTGCGAGGAGAGGCTCCAGAGAATGAAATAGAGGATGCCGAATCCGTAATGGATGAGCTTTGACGTCACGTGATCCTGCACCGACATCCCGAGCGTGTAGAGCATCTCGAAGTTCATCGGCCAGTTAGAGTAAATGTTGTAAGGGATCCTCAGAAAACCGTGGTTCTTCAAATAGAGTTTGGGAAGGTTCAGATGATAGACGTCATCGTCCCAGGCGATGCCAGGCGTAAGGGCATGGAAAAAGAGAAGAACAAGAATGCAGACGATCATCGAAGAAACGATCTTTGATTGCCATTAAGAGCTCTCAGCGCTGCGAGCAGGAAGATGATGTACATCCATACACTCATCCCCAAGGTCATGCAGGTGAGGAAATTAAAAAGTCGATCTTTGGAAGAAATTCCAAGGAGTTTGCCAACCTTTGCCCCTGTTAAGAGAAAAACGTAGAAGATGAAAACAAATCCAGCAAGATGACTGAGGACATAGATCATCAAACAAGCTCCAGGCTCCAGATGATACTATTATCCTGTCGAACCGATACACTGCGAGTGCATCAGTCGAATAAAATCTCCATCGGGGAATTGTCCCTGGAACAGGTAGGAAAAAATACGATAAGAGATCCAGTTTACCAGGAACGCCGTCTTGGGCCGCCGCCAGGTCTTCTACCAGCTCCGCCACCGCGCGTATCGGGTCGTGGACGGGCTTCGTTAACGGTAAGCGAGCGCCCTTTCAAGTCTTTGCCGTTCAATTCAGTGATCGCCGACTGAGCATCCGTTTTGGAAGGCATCTCAACAAATCCAAAGCCTCGCGATTCACCGCTGAATTTATCACGAATGACTTTGGCAGATGTCACCTCGCCGAAAGGCTCGAAAGTCTGTCGCAATTCCTCATCGGTAACATCCCTCGATAAATTCCCTACAAAGATATTCATGGAACCTCCAATTAATGGTCTACTGCATTTCTTTCAGCTGAACCATCGCCTTCCAATCATTCCGGCTTTCCAGCGATGCTCATCCAGCCACATACGGTTTTTTATTATACCAGAACCAATTCTTTCCAAAAAGTACCTTCACCATATCTTAGCTTTTGATGATGGTCTTGCGGCCGCAGGAGGGACAGACTACGTGCGAGCCGGAAAACGTGGGGGCAAGCTGGAGGAGTCTCCCGCACGAGCAATGGAACGATTCCCATCCTTTTGTCCTGCGCGAGTAAAAGAGAGAAGTCATGGCTGCTCCGATTGCTGCTGCGCCCGCCGCCAGCTCGGCGAGGGGAACCTCGTTCTCGCGGCCACACCGCGGACATTTAATCTTCGGCTCTCTGTAATCGGGTGGCATCTTCATCTTGAGCCCACATGCACATATCAGGAAGGCAAATCCGTTCACCGCCCTCATAAGATCGCCGACGTTCCTGGCCTGTTCTTTCTTATCCACTTTCTCGCCTTTTATGGAAGGCTTCCGTATCGGCACGGTTGCCTTGTCGCGCAATCCTGAGCGTGGAACGATGATCGGTGACCTCCCCTTGATGGCGGCGTAAGCCTTCTGATAATCGGAATAGTTTGCTCCGTGCGCCATCGTCCTGAGGATCTTTATCCTCTCGGAAATGGGTGGATGTGTGCTGTAGAGTGACGAAAGCTTATTCCCGAGCGGATCGCTGATGTACATTGGAGCCGTAATCTTGTTTGCCGAGAAGAGCGGGATATTGGAGGAAGCAATCTTCTCCAGCGCGGACGCAAGACCTTCCGGATATCTAGTAAGTCTCGCGGCGTTGGCATCTGCCAGGTACTCCCTTCTTCGCGAGATGGCAAAGTAGAAGAGGCGCGCCAGGATCGGACTAAGTATGGCGAAAAGGATGGCTGCTGCCACGATGATGAGCTGAGCCTGCCCTCCAACTTTCAGCGAACGGCTGGAACCATACCTTCGCCCCGACCCGCCGGAGAGCCACATCCCCCGCAGAAAGACATCGGAGATGATAACTATGCTTCCGAGCATCACGCCGGCGAAGGTCACGAAGAGAATGTCCCTGTTCATAATGTGGGACATCTCGTGCGCGATAACTCCCTGGAGTTCATCCCGGTTCAGACGCGAGAGGAGTCCGGCAGTCACGGCGATGGAGCTCTTCTCCGGCTTTCTTCCCGTGGCGAATGCGTTGGGAGACTGTTCGTTGATGATGTAGATCTTCGGCCTCCCCGAAAGGTTAGCTGCGATCTTCATTTCATCAACGACGTTGAAGAGCTGAGGATGGACGTCATGGGTTACTTCCCTTGCATTGCTTGATAGCAAGAGGATCTGGTCCCCGCCCATGAAGCTGATGAGTGAGAGGATGATCCAGACGCCAAGTGCAACTCCGATGCCGATGATCCCCCCATCAGGTGGATAGAGGGCAGCACCGATGAAATATCCGAGAAAGAAGAGGACAAGCCCCATGCATAAGAAGAGGAACAAGGATTTGCTTTTATTTGCCTGGATCAACTCCCACATGGCGTTTCATAAAAGATCACGTTTATGTTGAAAGCGATATATCGTCACTACGCGAAGCTGACTTTAGGTGGTTCTTTCGCGGCTTTTTCTTCGAGTTCGAAGTACTCTTCAGTATTGAAGTTAAACATCCCGGCAATGATGTTCGACGGGAACATCTGTACCTTGTTGTTGAGGTAGAGGACCTGGTCGTTGTATCCCTGCCGCGCGAAGGCGATCTTATTTTCGGTCGAGGTCAACTCCTCCTGAAGGGCCAGGAAATTCTGATTGGCCTTGAGATCCGGATAATTCTCGACGACGAGGAAGAACCTGCTGAGAGCGCCGCTGAGATCGGATTCCGCCCGGGATTTCTCGCCAACCGTGCCGGCGTTCATGGCGCGGCTCCTCGCCTCGGTCACGCTCTCCAGTGTCCCTCTCTCGTGCTTCATGTACCCCTTGGCTGTTTCCACGAGATTGGGAATCAGGTCATGCCTTCTCTTCAACTGGACGTCGATCTGCGACCAGGCGTTGCGTACCTGGTTCCTCAGCCGGATCAGAGAGTTATAGATGTTGATGACGAAGACGACCAGCAAAACGATTACGATCAGAACGAATAATCCTAATATTCCCATTCTATCCCTCCTTGTTTAAAAGAAAGATGACCGTCAGATCACTACTGCGGTCATCTTCAGGCTCATACCTTCGCCGCGAAGATGCCTCTGAGGAGACCAAGCACTATGCTCTCTTTGCCACAGCTTCCGATCCTTATCGCTGCCTCAAGCTCTCCCTTATCGAACCAGTAACCATCGTTTCGTTTGCACTTATCTATACGAATTTTTTTCTCATCCATTCCACATAAAATTTTCTCCATCCTCTTCAGGCAGATGGGACATCTTCTGCCTCTCTCGCGGCTGCCCCCTCTGTCTTGCCCTGTTCTCTCTCCGACCTCCTCACTCTCGAAGGATGATAACAGGGTATCCTTCCCTTCAAAGCCCTCCAGCAGAAGTT comes from the Acidobacteriota bacterium genome and includes:
- a CDS encoding RNA-binding protein, with product MNIFVGNLSRDVTDEELRQTFEPFGEVTSAKVIRDKFSGESRGFGFVEMPSKTDAQSAITELNGKDLKGRSLTVNEARPRPDTRGGGAGRRPGGGPRRRSW
- a CDS encoding M48 family metallopeptidase, with translation MWELIQANKSKSLFLFLCMGLVLFFLGYFIGAALYPPDGGIIGIGVALGVWIILSLISFMGGDQILLLSSNAREVTHDVHPQLFNVVDEMKIAANLSGRPKIYIINEQSPNAFATGRKPEKSSIAVTAGLLSRLNRDELQGVIAHEMSHIMNRDILFVTFAGVMLGSIVIISDVFLRGMWLSGGSGRRYGSSRSLKVGGQAQLIIVAAAILFAILSPILARLFYFAISRRREYLADANAARLTRYPEGLASALEKIASSNIPLFSANKITAPMYISDPLGNKLSSLYSTHPPISERIKILRTMAHGANYSDYQKAYAAIKGRSPIIVPRSGLRDKATVPIRKPSIKGEKVDKKEQARNVGDLMRAVNGFAFLICACGLKMKMPPDYREPKIKCPRCGRENEVPLAELAAGAAAIGAAMTSLFYSRRTKGWESFHCSCGRLLQLAPTFSGSHVVCPSCGRKTIIKS
- a CDS encoding LemA family protein, which produces MGILGLFVLIVIVLLVVFVINIYNSLIRLRNQVRNAWSQIDVQLKRRHDLIPNLVETAKGYMKHERGTLESVTEARSRAMNAGTVGEKSRAESDLSGALSRFFLVVENYPDLKANQNFLALQEELTSTENKIAFARQGYNDQVLYLNNKVQMFPSNIIAGMFNFNTEEYFELEEKAAKEPPKVSFA
- a CDS encoding zf-TFIIB domain-containing protein gives rise to the protein MICPVCKRGMVALELEKIDIDHCLSCGGIWLDAGELELLLEGFEGKDTLLSSFESEEVGERTGQDRGGSRERGRRCPICLKRMEKILCGMDEKKIRIDKCKRNDGYWFDKGELEAAIRIGSCGKESIVLGLLRGIFAAKV